One stretch of Lachnospiraceae bacterium oral taxon 096 DNA includes these proteins:
- a CDS encoding transposase, with the protein MSSKRNHHSKQFKLDAINYRNEHPDLTQVECAKNLGIGVSTLAKWESQFRNNDGDIPVRGSGNYQSDDAKEIARLKRELRDAQDALDVLKKAISILGKS; encoded by the coding sequence ATGTCAAGTAAAAGAAACCATCACTCAAAACAGTTTAAGCTGGATGCTATCAACTATCGAAATGAACATCCTGATCTTACTCAAGTTGAATGTGCCAAGAATCTTGGTATTGGTGTTAGTACACTTGCCAAATGGGAAAGTCAATTTCGTAATAATGACGGTGACATTCCCGTTCGTGGCTCAGGTAACTATCAATCTGATGATGCAAAAGAAATAGCTCGCCTTAAACGTGAGCTTCGTGATGCTCAGGATGCTCTTGATGTACTAAAAAAAGCCATAAGCATTCTGGGGAAAAGCTAA
- a CDS encoding Lsa family ABC-F type ribosomal protection protein, translating to MSAIKIENLTFSYYGYVKPIFENVSFSFDTNWKIGLIGRNGIGKSTLFKLLLNQETYQGKITKDVEFIKFPPNIVDTSKLGIELYKELISDEEEWKLFRELNLLNVDENLVYREFETLSKGEQTKILLAILFTREDGFLLIDEPTNHLDMDGRKIVSEYLKSKKGFLLISHDRDFLDGCINHVISINRNSIDVQSGNFTSWYENKLMKDQFEISENEKLRKDIKRLKEAARQSQIWSDKIENTKNGVKVSGVKPDKGHIGHQSAKMMKKSKNLENRQNKAIEEKQNLLKDIETKESLLLHPLHHHKNPLISVGDLSSYYGEKQILNNLSFEIKQGDIVAIYGSNGSGKSTLIKILLGLKHEYTGDIKLASNLKISYIPQDTSDLTGSLNEYIHKQDVDETLCKTILRKLDFSRELFEIDMKNYSDGQKKKVLIAISLSKPAHLFVWDEPLNYIDVISRIQIEEIIKEAKPTLIFVEHDKRFVEDVANKIIQL from the coding sequence ATGTCGGCAATTAAAATTGAAAACCTCACTTTCTCATATTATGGATATGTAAAACCTATATTTGAAAATGTATCGTTTTCCTTTGATACAAACTGGAAAATAGGATTGATAGGAAGAAATGGAATTGGTAAATCAACTCTATTTAAGTTACTTTTAAATCAAGAAACTTATCAAGGTAAAATAACCAAGGATGTTGAATTTATTAAATTTCCACCAAATATAGTTGATACTTCAAAATTAGGGATTGAGTTATATAAAGAACTAATATCAGATGAGGAAGAATGGAAATTATTTAGAGAACTTAATTTGCTAAATGTAGATGAGAACCTTGTTTACAGAGAGTTTGAAACGCTTTCTAAAGGAGAACAAACAAAAATCCTTTTAGCTATTTTGTTTACGAGAGAAGATGGTTTTTTACTTATTGATGAACCAACAAACCATTTAGATATGGACGGAAGAAAAATTGTAAGTGAATATCTGAAAAGTAAAAAAGGATTTTTGCTTATATCTCATGATAGAGATTTTTTAGATGGTTGTATCAATCATGTTATTTCTATTAACAGGAATTCTATTGATGTTCAATCAGGAAATTTTACATCATGGTATGAAAACAAATTAATGAAAGACCAATTTGAAATCAGTGAAAACGAGAAATTAAGAAAAGATATTAAACGATTAAAAGAAGCTGCAAGACAAAGTCAAATTTGGTCTGATAAAATTGAAAATACTAAAAATGGTGTAAAAGTATCAGGTGTAAAACCAGACAAAGGACATATAGGTCATCAGTCAGCCAAGATGATGAAAAAATCTAAGAATTTGGAGAATAGACAAAACAAGGCAATAGAAGAAAAACAGAATTTACTGAAAGATATTGAAACAAAGGAAAGTCTATTATTACATCCATTACATCATCATAAAAACCCTCTAATATCGGTTGGTGATTTATCATCATACTATGGAGAAAAACAGATATTAAATAACCTAAGTTTTGAGATAAAACAAGGCGATATAGTAGCTATATATGGTAGCAATGGAAGCGGAAAATCGACCTTGATTAAAATTTTATTAGGTTTAAAACACGAGTATACAGGGGATATAAAATTAGCAAGTAATTTGAAAATATCGTATATTCCTCAAGATACATCTGATTTAACAGGTAGCCTAAATGAGTATATTCATAAGCAAGATGTTGATGAAACATTGTGTAAAACAATTCTTAGAAAATTAGATTTTTCAAGAGAATTATTTGAAATTGATATGAAGAATTATAGTGATGGACAAAAAAAGAAAGTTTTAATTGCCATAAGTTTATCAAAGCCAGCTCATTTATTTGTTTGGGACGAACCATTAAATTATATAGATGTAATATCAAGAATACAGATTGAGGAAATCATAAAAGAAGCAAAGCCTACACTTATATTTGTGGAACACGATAAGCGATTTGTAGAAGATGTAGCCAATAAAATCATACAATTATAA
- a CDS encoding helix-turn-helix domain-containing protein — MRISYNKLWKMLIDKEMNKNDLKDAAGISAASIAKLGKGANITTDVLLKICEAMDCRLEDIMETIKD; from the coding sequence ATGAGAATCAGCTATAATAAATTATGGAAAATGTTAATCGACAAAGAAATGAACAAAAATGACTTAAAAGATGCTGCCGGAATCAGTGCAGCATCAATTGCCAAACTTGGCAAAGGGGCAAATATCACCACTGATGTTCTTCTAAAAATCTGTGAGGCTATGGATTGTAGATTGGAGGACATCATGGAAACAATAAAGGATTAG
- a CDS encoding helix-turn-helix transcriptional regulator, with protein MQISYKKLWKLLIDRDLKKKDLGEMAGISSTCIAKLGRNENVNTNILVKICEALNCDINDILELAETTPDDRGKYE; from the coding sequence ATGCAAATTTCATATAAAAAATTATGGAAACTGCTAATTGATAGAGATTTAAAGAAAAAAGATCTCGGAGAAATGGCAGGAATAAGTTCTACTTGTATTGCAAAGCTTGGAAGAAATGAAAACGTGAATACTAATATTTTAGTGAAAATATGTGAAGCGTTGAATTGTGATATTAATGATATTTTGGAGTTGGCAGAAACCACTCCTGATGATAGAGGTAAATATGAATAA
- a CDS encoding type IV toxin-antitoxin system AbiEi family antitoxin domain-containing protein codes for MNQLEQIVEISAAGNGVLRTSEVISKGISKTTLAKFVEKYNYERISHGIYCSPYVWKDGLYLLQLRCPKIIFSHDTALFLLDMTDQEPLQYTVTVKSGYNATHLREDGVKVFSIKKDFFELGISKAKTPFGNEVFIYNPERTVCDMIRSRSQIEIQIFQDAMKQYIRRKDKNLHLLMEYAKKLRVNHMLSKYLEVLL; via the coding sequence ATGAACCAGTTAGAACAGATTGTGGAAATTTCAGCTGCAGGTAATGGAGTTTTAAGAACTTCAGAAGTTATCAGTAAAGGAATTTCTAAAACGACTTTGGCAAAATTTGTAGAAAAATATAATTATGAGCGTATTTCACATGGAATTTATTGTTCTCCATATGTATGGAAAGATGGACTGTACTTATTACAGCTTCGTTGCCCGAAAATAATCTTTTCTCATGATACAGCTTTGTTTCTGCTTGATATGACGGATCAAGAGCCGCTGCAATATACTGTTACGGTAAAAAGTGGATATAATGCCACTCATTTAAGAGAAGATGGTGTAAAAGTATTCTCTATTAAAAAAGACTTTTTTGAACTTGGGATTTCAAAAGCAAAAACACCTTTTGGAAATGAAGTTTTCATCTATAATCCTGAGCGAACTGTTTGTGATATGATTCGTAGTCGTTCACAAATTGAAATTCAAATTTTTCAGGATGCAATGAAGCAGTATATTAGGCGTAAAGACAAGAATTTGCATCTACTTATGGAATATGCAAAAAAACTTCGAGTAAACCATATGTTAAGTAAATATTTGGAGGTGTTATTATAA
- a CDS encoding helix-turn-helix transcriptional regulator, producing MTNNELMEKAKVSKSTFYKMKNGQNVTTDVLLRICNALDCDIEEIVECVKI from the coding sequence ATGACAAATAACGAATTGATGGAAAAGGCAAAAGTGAGTAAAAGTACATTTTACAAAATGAAGAACGGGCAGAATGTAACTACAGATGTTTTGCTTAGAATTTGCAATGCATTGGATTGTGATATTGAGGAAATAGTAGAATGTGTGAAAATTTAA
- the dcm gene encoding DNA (cytosine-5-)-methyltransferase, with protein MNNSLKQRMKDEDFKLVSIDLFSGPGGLCTGFKWAGILPLIAVEWIDTTVETYSVSHNAEVFELAKYALEDDKDEAYLQSYMVESTRSLVIHGDINLVSSKMIKDFLLARYGIDSEKETVDIVSGGAPCESFSIAGTRTAGDDRDDLFSNIVRIARTVKTKAILFENVKGMFSKAKNGVKGAIFQYICDTFEDENVTPSYRLVSRRQEDILLKACDYGVPQARERLFLVAIRKDLESIEFDYPEKTHGPGCECPYVTAGDAILDLDQVGMGEESTSYTPLKSFKNANQEWFVSIMRGNKYESNDMNAQVPKHLIEEGLYNECSVSAHKGPGHTKKKQELLALIGVRESMKSTFNGLTESGEIEKYRHLFPNTIYGSRNRRLLDDEPSFTVTSHCLDEVLHPYINRAITPREAARLQSFPDWYQFAGPYVAFHSAKEQDKYEQIGDAIPPLLAFALARQFVKVLADK; from the coding sequence ATGAATAATAGCTTAAAACAAAGAATGAAAGACGAAGATTTTAAACTTGTCAGCATTGATTTATTCTCTGGACCAGGTGGTTTGTGTACTGGTTTTAAATGGGCTGGGATCCTTCCTCTTATTGCAGTTGAATGGATTGATACAACGGTCGAAACATATTCAGTTAGCCATAATGCGGAAGTATTCGAATTGGCAAAATATGCTTTAGAAGATGATAAGGATGAAGCATATCTACAATCTTATATGGTTGAAAGTACAAGATCCCTTGTTATTCATGGAGATATTAATCTTGTTAGCAGCAAAATGATTAAGGATTTTCTGTTAGCAAGATATGGAATTGACTCAGAAAAGGAAACTGTGGACATCGTTTCAGGAGGTGCTCCTTGTGAAAGTTTCAGCATTGCAGGAACAAGAACAGCAGGAGATGATAGAGATGATTTATTTAGTAATATTGTAAGAATTGCAAGAACTGTTAAAACAAAAGCTATTCTTTTTGAAAATGTAAAAGGTATGTTTTCAAAAGCTAAAAATGGTGTTAAAGGAGCAATTTTTCAATATATCTGCGATACATTTGAAGATGAAAATGTAACACCTAGTTATAGACTGGTGTCTCGAAGACAAGAGGATATCCTTCTTAAGGCTTGTGATTATGGTGTACCTCAGGCAAGGGAAAGATTGTTTTTGGTGGCGATTAGAAAAGATTTGGAGAGTATAGAATTTGATTATCCAGAAAAAACACATGGTCCTGGATGCGAATGTCCTTACGTTACTGCAGGAGACGCTATTTTAGACTTAGACCAGGTTGGGATGGGTGAAGAATCTACATCATATACACCACTTAAATCCTTTAAAAATGCTAATCAAGAATGGTTTGTTTCTATAATGAGAGGTAATAAATACGAAAGTAATGATATGAATGCCCAGGTACCAAAGCATCTTATAGAAGAAGGATTATATAACGAATGTAGTGTTTCTGCACACAAAGGTCCTGGTCATACAAAGAAGAAGCAAGAATTGCTTGCCCTTATAGGTGTGAGAGAAAGCATGAAATCCACATTTAATGGGTTGACTGAATCAGGAGAAATCGAAAAGTATAGACATCTATTCCCTAATACAATATATGGAAGTAGAAATAGACGTTTACTTGACGATGAACCAAGTTTTACTGTAACATCACATTGTTTGGATGAAGTACTTCATCCATATATAAACAGAGCAATAACACCACGAGAAGCGGCTAGATTACAGAGTTTTCCGGATTGGTATCAGTTTGCAGGTCCTTATGTTGCTTTCCATAGTGCAAAGGAACAGGATAAATACGAGCAAATTGGTGATGCTATTCCACCATTACTAGCGTTTGCTTTAGCTAGACAGTTTGTAAAGGTTCTTGCTGATAAATAA
- the rlmD gene encoding 23S rRNA (uracil(1939)-C(5))-methyltransferase RlmD → MNKKGDVIEVDITDFSTDGEGIGKTDAFTWFIKDSVIGDRVRAVVMKTKKSYGYARVVEILKESKDRVELRCPVARPCGGCALQSVSYRAQLAFKQNKVINNLIRLGGFSREVLEEVEIAPIIGMKEPWHYRNKAQYPIGTDREGNLIAGFYAGRTHSIIPWTNCLLGQKKNQIILETILDFMREHHISSYDETTSKGLVRHVLIREGKDQGQDQVMVCIIINGKSLPKSNILIERLKSIEGMISISLNINTQNTNVIMGREILQLFGPLTITDSIGDIAFEISPLSFYQVNPLQTKVLYDKALEFANLTGKETVWDLYCGIGTISLFLARKAKQVYGVEIVEAAILDAKNNAKKNHITNADFFVGKAEEVLPAMYQNALKNGNHQQSHPDVIVVDPPRKGCDRACLETMVAMQPERMVYVSCDSATLARDLKYLTANGYQLKKVQAVDQFPHTSHVECVVLMSKVAPTE, encoded by the coding sequence ATGAACAAAAAAGGCGATGTCATTGAAGTAGATATCACTGATTTTAGCACAGACGGAGAAGGTATCGGAAAGACCGATGCTTTTACATGGTTTATTAAGGATAGTGTCATTGGGGACAGAGTGCGTGCAGTGGTGATGAAGACCAAGAAAAGTTATGGGTATGCGAGAGTAGTAGAAATTCTCAAGGAGAGCAAGGATCGAGTTGAGCTTCGCTGTCCAGTGGCTAGACCATGTGGTGGCTGTGCACTGCAGAGTGTATCTTATCGTGCACAACTTGCATTTAAGCAAAATAAAGTCATCAATAACTTGATACGACTTGGCGGTTTTTCTAGAGAAGTCTTGGAAGAGGTAGAAATTGCTCCCATTATTGGAATGAAAGAGCCATGGCACTACAGAAATAAGGCACAGTATCCCATTGGCACAGATCGAGAGGGAAATCTAATTGCTGGATTTTATGCGGGTAGAACACATAGTATTATTCCTTGGACAAATTGTTTGCTCGGTCAAAAAAAGAATCAAATAATCCTAGAAACGATCCTAGACTTTATGCGAGAACATCATATTTCTTCTTATGATGAGACCACGAGCAAGGGTCTTGTTCGCCATGTCTTAATTCGAGAAGGAAAAGATCAAGGGCAGGATCAAGTGATGGTTTGCATCATTATCAATGGCAAATCTCTTCCAAAGAGTAATATTTTAATAGAGAGATTAAAGTCCATAGAGGGCATGATCAGCATCAGCCTCAATATCAATACACAAAATACAAATGTCATTATGGGAAGAGAAATCCTTCAACTCTTTGGCCCACTAACCATCACAGATTCTATCGGAGATATTGCCTTTGAAATCTCACCATTGTCATTTTATCAAGTGAATCCCCTGCAGACCAAGGTCTTGTATGACAAGGCCCTAGAGTTTGCGAATCTCACAGGCAAGGAGACCGTTTGGGACCTATATTGTGGGATAGGTACAATTTCTCTTTTTCTGGCAAGAAAGGCAAAACAAGTCTATGGAGTGGAAATTGTAGAGGCCGCTATCTTGGATGCTAAAAACAACGCGAAGAAAAACCATATCACCAATGCTGACTTTTTTGTGGGCAAGGCAGAAGAAGTGCTTCCTGCAATGTATCAAAATGCCCTAAAGAATGGAAATCATCAGCAGTCGCATCCCGATGTCATCGTCGTTGATCCACCGAGAAAAGGCTGTGATCGTGCCTGCCTAGAGACCATGGTAGCCATGCAGCCAGAGCGAATGGTCTATGTCAGCTGTGACAGTGCCACCCTAGCCAGAGATTTAAAGTATTTAACAGCAAATGGCTATCAACTAAAAAAGGTGCAGGCCGTCGATCAATTTCCGCATACTAGTCATGTCGAGTGTGTTGTATTGATGTCAAAAGTTGCACCCACTGAGTAA
- a CDS encoding MspI family type II restriction endonuclease, whose protein sequence is MKTALLNSLYVKYNIANLTFGAIHDKLGDVYEEYCETILNAKAYLDNLKAGNIASLEEEVLYHILTCNNLSNFNAINRITATTIIPHRSTGGNSKTDIIATVQLVNRDIITLPISCKQSTVPKVALAEFDVDTICKEMGITNPRLKQLLMKHQVDCSAKNFTAAEKAELTALMAPIGRDFVRWVLTGSPTTNPNDVCIPTSLIKFKLKKPTDRYNINIAKGDFDYISFEMLTIEECIDRIMYKSNGTLKPGGFNTGLSWTYATGSKGQKMQFKG, encoded by the coding sequence ATGAAAACAGCATTACTTAACTCACTTTATGTGAAATACAACATTGCAAACCTAACATTTGGAGCAATCCATGATAAACTTGGAGATGTTTATGAGGAATATTGCGAAACAATATTAAATGCTAAGGCTTACTTGGATAATTTAAAAGCAGGAAATATTGCGTCACTTGAAGAAGAAGTACTTTATCACATTCTTACTTGTAACAATCTGAGTAATTTTAATGCTATTAACAGAATAACTGCTACAACTATTATCCCGCATAGAAGTACAGGTGGAAATTCAAAAACCGATATCATTGCAACTGTTCAATTAGTAAATAGAGACATAATCACTTTACCTATTAGCTGCAAGCAGTCCACTGTTCCTAAAGTTGCATTAGCTGAATTTGATGTGGATACTATCTGTAAAGAAATGGGGATTACTAATCCTAGACTAAAACAACTACTTATGAAACATCAAGTAGATTGCTCTGCAAAGAACTTCACGGCAGCCGAAAAAGCAGAATTAACTGCATTGATGGCTCCAATCGGAAGAGATTTTGTTCGTTGGGTCTTAACAGGTTCACCAACCACAAATCCTAATGATGTATGTATTCCTACGTCATTAATAAAATTCAAATTAAAGAAACCAACTGACAGGTATAATATTAATATTGCCAAAGGTGATTTCGACTACATATCGTTTGAGATGCTTACAATCGAGGAGTGTATTGATAGAATAATGTATAAGAGCAATGGAACCCTGAAACCAGGAGGTTTTAACACTGGCCTTTCATGGACATATGCCACAGGTTCAAAAGGTCAGAAAATGCAGTTTAAAGGTTAA
- a CDS encoding iron-containing alcohol dehydrogenase has product MKSFTYSYPVKVYFGEKAAEKNLPAELAKVGENVLLAYGGGSIKKNGVYDELVGILNAAGKKITEFTGIMSNPTYAKVQEGAKLARDNKIDFILVVGGGSVIDCCKVVSAQAKMEKDLWDFEHTEHGAPTEFIPMGAVVTAFGTGAEMNNGAVITNEEKKSKSPLWGAFYDFAILDPMYTMTMPMKQVISGAFDSLSHSMETYMGSPRDVNISDEINEATQRNIIRNIRVTLKNPEDIQARSELIWAAAMAENGILKIGKATDFQCHMLEHQLGAFTDCNHGQGLAVLHPVLYRHMLPEAVKQFARLAVEVWDIDPTGKSEEELADAFIDALAAFIKEIGLPTTFAEMNIPEDTNFKAIADTTILTGGCAKKFSREELLEVLLECR; this is encoded by the coding sequence ATGAAATCATTCACATACAGTTACCCGGTAAAGGTCTATTTTGGTGAAAAGGCAGCGGAGAAGAACCTGCCAGCAGAGCTTGCAAAAGTTGGAGAAAATGTGCTGCTTGCATACGGCGGCGGATCGATTAAGAAAAACGGTGTTTATGACGAGCTGGTCGGTATTCTTAATGCTGCGGGAAAGAAGATTACAGAGTTTACCGGTATCATGTCCAACCCTACATATGCAAAGGTACAGGAAGGAGCGAAGCTGGCAAGGGACAACAAGATAGATTTTATTCTTGTCGTTGGCGGCGGTTCTGTAATCGACTGCTGTAAAGTTGTATCAGCCCAGGCAAAGATGGAAAAGGATCTTTGGGACTTTGAGCATACAGAGCATGGTGCCCCGACAGAGTTTATTCCAATGGGCGCTGTGGTTACTGCTTTTGGCACCGGCGCGGAAATGAATAACGGAGCAGTGATCACGAATGAAGAGAAGAAGTCAAAATCTCCGCTTTGGGGAGCTTTCTATGATTTCGCAATTCTTGATCCGATGTATACCATGACGATGCCGATGAAGCAGGTGATCTCAGGTGCGTTTGATTCCTTGTCCCACAGTATGGAGACCTATATGGGATCGCCTCGTGACGTGAATATATCTGATGAGATAAATGAGGCAACTCAGAGAAACATCATCAGAAATATAAGGGTGACACTTAAGAATCCCGAAGATATTCAGGCGAGAAGTGAACTGATCTGGGCTGCTGCAATGGCGGAAAACGGAATCCTTAAGATTGGAAAAGCAACCGATTTCCAATGCCATATGCTGGAGCATCAGCTGGGTGCTTTTACAGACTGTAATCATGGACAGGGATTGGCGGTGCTGCATCCCGTGCTTTACAGGCATATGCTCCCGGAAGCAGTAAAACAGTTTGCAAGGCTTGCTGTGGAAGTATGGGATATTGATCCTACAGGCAAAAGCGAGGAAGAACTCGCAGATGCATTTATTGATGCTCTTGCCGCATTTATCAAGGAGATAGGACTGCCGACAACATTTGCCGAGATGAATATTCCGGAGGATACGAATTTCAAGGCGATTGCAGATACGACGATCCTGACCGGCGGCTGTGCTAAGAAATTCAGCAGGGAAGAATTATTGGAGGTGCTTTTGGAATGTAGATAA
- a CDS encoding 23S rRNA methyltransferase, with protein sequence MTSAESKASYAQIKEYILEKFDLKVSILYIAQIKKKCGIVLREHYNKSKKEKQVIPQCTPEKEEAIMDALRHFKMI encoded by the coding sequence TTGACAAGTGCTGAAAGTAAAGCGTCTTATGCACAAATTAAGGAATATATATTGGAAAAATTTGATTTAAAGGTTTCGATACTCTATATTGCACAGATTAAAAAGAAATGTGGAATTGTACTGAGGGAGCATTATAATAAATCAAAAAAAGAGAAACAGGTTATTCCACAATGCACACCGGAAAAAGAGGAAGCTATCATGGATGCTTTAAGGCATTTTAAAATGATTTAA
- a CDS encoding site-specific DNA-methyltransferase — MKYRTYYQEENAKILLTDTLKTTVIKNDSIDLIVTSPPYNLDMNYKSCNDNQPYDEYLKFTRQWLRKAYKWLKKDGRMCLNIPLDKNKGGHQSVGADITTIAKEVGFKYHSTVVWNEGNISKSSAWGSWMSASSPYVIAPVELIVLLYKDSWKKISGSRINNIERNEFISWTNGVWTFKGESKRKIGHPAPFPVELPKRCIKLFSYVGDTVLDPFMGSGSTVIAAKQNNRIGIGIDFEEEYCELAKQRILKET, encoded by the coding sequence ATGAAATATAGAACATATTATCAAGAAGAGAATGCAAAGATTCTTTTAACAGATACCCTGAAAACAACCGTAATAAAAAATGACTCCATAGATTTGATAGTTACTTCACCACCATATAATTTAGACATGAACTACAAGTCCTGTAACGATAACCAACCATACGATGAATACTTAAAATTCACTAGGCAATGGTTACGTAAAGCTTATAAATGGTTAAAGAAAGATGGTAGAATGTGCCTCAATATTCCTTTGGATAAAAATAAAGGTGGACACCAAAGTGTCGGAGCTGATATCACCACTATAGCAAAAGAAGTAGGTTTCAAATATCATTCTACTGTCGTATGGAACGAGGGCAATATTTCAAAATCCTCTGCATGGGGTTCCTGGATGAGTGCATCATCACCTTATGTTATTGCACCAGTCGAATTGATTGTGCTTCTATACAAAGATTCATGGAAAAAAATAAGTGGTAGCCGAATTAACAATATTGAACGTAACGAATTTATATCATGGACTAATGGTGTATGGACTTTTAAAGGTGAAAGCAAAAGAAAAATCGGTCACCCAGCACCATTTCCTGTCGAACTACCAAAAAGATGCATTAAGTTATTCAGTTATGTTGGTGACACTGTTTTAGATCCATTTATGGGAAGTGGTTCTACTGTTATTGCTGCTAAACAAAATAATCGAATTGGAATTGGAATAGATTTCGAAGAAGAATATTGTGAACTAGCAAAACAAAGAATTTTAAAAGAAACATAA
- the mobC gene encoding plasmid mobilization relaxosome protein MobC — MANRIRNERLEIKLTKEEKTLFEEKRKLAKCRNMSHFIRKCVLEKEIYQVDLEPFRDLQGLLRGATNNINQIAKRVNQTGIIYKDDIQDMKKVIEYFSKELWQIHSLLLKRTAETEGK, encoded by the coding sequence ATGGCAAACAGAATACGAAATGAACGACTTGAAATTAAGTTGACCAAAGAAGAAAAAACTCTTTTTGAGGAGAAAAGGAAACTTGCAAAGTGCAGAAATATGAGCCACTTTATCCGCAAATGTGTTTTAGAAAAGGAGATTTATCAGGTAGATTTAGAGCCTTTTCGGGATTTACAAGGCTTGCTTAGAGGTGCTACAAATAATATCAATCAGATCGCAAAGAGAGTAAATCAGACAGGTATCATCTATAAAGATGACATCCAAGATATGAAGAAAGTGATTGAATATTTTTCTAAAGAGTTGTGGCAAATTCACTCCCTGCTTCTAAAAAGAACTGCTGAAACGGAAGGGAAATGA
- a CDS encoding recombinase family protein — protein sequence MNGIKDMAENVTVIQKQEVIKDYAVGIYTRVSTSHKAQMDSLSAQISGLTRLAAAHRTWFVADVFIDVASAKIGSKRSEFNRMINECEHGNLDIILTKSLSRFGRDAKEGLEAIRRIRAAGKRIIFEKDKIDTETVKDELLISIIEACDQAENDWRSENIRLGLKYRAEDGTSGLYNRACYGYKKDKNGMLIIDEEEASVVRRIYDWYLEGYSIGGIIDKLEEKKIKTSTDKERWSKRAIESMLIREKYTGDVAIADSGGTENRYLNKNHHEGIISKEQFEAVQLEMELRSNVEIGEDGKSRRKSKKYSSKTSRKENVNEL from the coding sequence ATGAACGGAATAAAAGATATGGCTGAAAATGTAACTGTAATACAGAAGCAGGAAGTTATAAAAGATTATGCTGTGGGGATATATACTCGTGTAAGTACAAGCCATAAAGCCCAAATGGATAGTTTATCGGCACAAATATCGGGATTGACGAGACTAGCGGCTGCACATAGAACATGGTTTGTGGCGGATGTTTTTATTGATGTTGCATCTGCTAAGATAGGATCAAAAAGATCAGAATTTAATAGAATGATAAATGAGTGCGAGCATGGGAATTTAGATATTATTCTTACTAAAAGTCTTAGCCGTTTTGGACGTGATGCTAAAGAAGGCTTAGAAGCTATTAGAAGAATACGAGCAGCTGGGAAAAGAATTATCTTTGAGAAAGATAAGATAGATACAGAGACCGTTAAAGATGAATTATTGATTAGTATAATTGAAGCGTGTGACCAAGCAGAAAATGACTGGAGAAGCGAAAATATACGCTTGGGCTTAAAATACAGAGCCGAGGATGGAACATCAGGACTATATAATAGAGCCTGTTACGGCTACAAAAAAGATAAGAATGGAATGCTTATAATTGATGAAGAAGAAGCAAGCGTTGTTAGAAGAATTTACGACTGGTATCTTGAAGGATATAGTATTGGTGGAATCATAGATAAACTGGAAGAAAAGAAAATAAAAACATCTACAGACAAAGAGCGATGGAGTAAAAGAGCAATTGAATCCATGTTAATACGAGAAAAATATACTGGTGATGTGGCAATTGCGGATTCAGGAGGAACGGAGAATCGTTATTTGAATAAGAACCATCACGAAGGGATAATTTCAAAAGAGCAATTTGAAGCAGTTCAACTAGAAATGGAACTTCGTAGTAATGTTGAAATTGGAGAAGATGGAAAGTCTCGAAGAAAGAGTAAAAAGTATAGTTCGAAAACGAGTAGAAAGGAGAACGTAAATGAATTGTAG
- a CDS encoding DUF4368 domain-containing protein has protein sequence MINEYIEKVVVHESTGGRKGKDRKQQVDVYFNFIGNCQVLQKLDMEKRA, from the coding sequence ATGATAAATGAATATATAGAAAAAGTTGTAGTCCACGAATCAACAGGAGGAAGAAAAGGAAAAGACAGAAAACAACAAGTTGATGTGTATTTTAACTTTATAGGTAACTGTCAAGTACTACAAAAATTAGATATGGAAAAAAGGGCTTAG